In Phlebotomus papatasi isolate M1 chromosome 1, Ppap_2.1, whole genome shotgun sequence, the following proteins share a genomic window:
- the LOC129798055 gene encoding L-dopachrome tautomerase yellow-f2-like → MKQNILLVILASFGYLNTIRGYKNYGVEEMYYWKDVYYENLPYEDDTLIGKYPYHIPANNDVVGIGYHAKSGIMLATVGRIRAGVPSTLNAFCVADYDKESSPKLWGFPSYRRNTLKSYFYEGFDKYSRQLNSDYTTYSAGYYTHFFESELSNPITEYSIISVYHPNIDDQCNRLYVVDTGVLSYGVSEVYNVQNPAIIVFDLPSNACQRRQFPVIRRIDIPNNFWKNPIGFVYIAIDHQARKSCDDVFLYITNTMDSSLTVYDYKRGSFWAFSDPSMGPIITESQMVFNNYFNYDFRLGIMNVALGWTDNTGSRNAYFAPGSSTSEYIVSTKLLKTPQRTPLKYNPLEFFLIGHRGCHSQAFKQVFDSATGIMFFAELQSKKIRCWNTQLPLNTDTIATVFESEALQFVSEINVDTDGYLWFHSCHLPLAYLSDIPLNTTDFKPTTFRIRIFEATRGTVCEYP, encoded by the exons ATGAAGCAGAACATTTTGTTAGTGATATTAGCATCTTTTGGATATTTGAATACTATAAGAGGATACAAGAACTATGGAGTGGAGGAAATGTATTACTGGAAGGATGTATATTATGAGAACTTGCCCTATGAAG ATGATACCTTAATCGGAAAGTATCCATATCACATCCCTGCTAACAACGATGTCGTCGGAATTGGTTATCATGCAAAAAGTGGAATAATGCTGGCTACCGTTGGAAGAATTCGAGCAGGAGTTCCATCAACTCTCAATGCTTTCTGTGTGGCTGACTATGACAAAGAAAGTAGTCCTAAACTTTGGGGATTTCCAAGCTACAGAAGAAACACTCTGAAGTCATATTTTTACGAAGGATTTGACAAATACTCCCGACAATTGAACAGTGACTATACAACATATTCCGCTGGATATTACACTCATTTTTTCGAAAGTGAACTATCCAATCCTATTACAGAGTATTCAATAATTTCAGTATATCATCCAAATATTGATGATCAGTGCAATCGTCTTTATGTCGTGGATACCGGTGTGCTTTCTTATGGAGTCAGTGAAGTTTACAATGTTCAAAATCCAGCAATTATTGTTTTTGATTTACCTTCAAATGCATGCCAAAGGAGACAATTTCCAGTAATTCGGCGAATAGACATTCCAAATAACTTTTGGAAGAACCCCATTGGATTCGTTTATATCGCAATAGATCATCAAGCAAGGAAATCTTGCGATGATGTCTTCCTGTACATTACAAATACTATGGATAGCAGTTTAACAGTATACGACTATAAAAGAGGAAGTTTCTGGGCATTTTCCGACCCTTCAATGGGACCTATAATTACTGAATCTCAGATGGTCTTCAACAATTACTTCAATTATGATTTTAGACTTGGAATTATGAATGTAGCACTTGGATGGACAGACAATACTGGGAGTAGAAACGCTTATTTTGCTCCTGGTTCAAGTACTTCAGAGTACATTGTATCAACAAAACTTTTAAAGACTCCCCAGAGAACTCCCTTGAAATACAATCCGTTAGAATTCTTCTTAATCGGACACCGAGGATGTCATTCACAAGCCTTCAAGCAAGTCTTTGATTCAGCGACTGGGATAATGTTCTTCGCAGAATTGCAGTCAAAGAAGATTCGATGCTGGAATACCCAACTACCCCTGAATACTGATACAATCGCAACTGTTTTCGAATCAGAAGCCCTTCAGTTCGTTTCCGAGATCAACGTCGATACAGATGGATACCTCTGGTTCCATTCCTGTCATCTTCCATTAGCATACCTCAGTGATATTCCACTAAATACGACCGACTTCAAACCTACGACATTCCGTATAAGGATATTTGAAGCTACGAGGGGGACAGTTTGCGAATATCCctga
- the LOC129798071 gene encoding uncharacterized protein LOC129798071 codes for MEKKLVLYQRAIEEERQYSEGISGTLRDLSSNVAEFVKIASQQREDQAVRDRITDEDLEKIAAFTKSIHAKVKSIALAVKEDKISREASKMTLAVGFEPHVLMNAQRELTEVKREMECSKKSFISMGCCLTELLSVLTQEDSNLDILTSNYESQIRVYFKFLEKTLISFFNTVHERENLPSSNYKFVCFATSVVGNIASKESGRKIIMSHEKNHFLLKTFLNLLCRLRYPREIQLLGIFLKFLCDMSLEDAAVKIIQNHLTVMEQIVDYINYGKIDLQYMATVLLFNTLDDLSRSQFERLLSKIDQIAWGSLLECSNDVLKTAGKKLFQQITKKRKSLSDK; via the exons ATGGAGAAGAAATTGGTGCTGTATCAGAGGGCTATTGAGGAGGAGAGGCAGTATTCG GAAGGAATTTCAGGGACTCTCAGGGATCTTTCTAGCAATGTGGCGGAATTTGTGAAGATTGCATCCCAGCAGCGGGAAGATCAGGCTGTCAGGGACAGAATAACTGATGAGGATCTCGAGAAAATAGCTGCTTTCACAAAATCCATCCATGCGAAAGTTAAATCTATCGCTTTGGCTGTGAAGGAGGATAAGATCTCAAGGGAAGCATCCAAGATGACTCTGGCTGTGGGATTTGAGCCTCATGTTCTCATGAATGCCCAGCGTGAGCTAACAGAGGTGAAAAGGGAAATGGAATGCTCGAAGAAGAGCTTCATCTCAATGGGATGCTGCCTTACAGAACTTTTGAGTGTCCTGACCCAGGAAGACAGTAACCTAGACATACTCACCAgcaattat GAATCCCAAATTCGGGTTTATTTCaaatttctggagaaaactCTCATTTCCTTCTTCAACACTGTCCATGAGCGTGAGAATCTTCCCAGCAGCAATTACAAATTTGTTTGCTTTGCCACATCCGTGGTGGGGAACATTGCCTCGAAGGAGAGTGGGAGGAAGATTATCATGAGTCATGAAAAGAATCATTTTCTCCTGAAAACCTTCCTCAATCTTCTCTGCCGGCTGCGTTATCCACGAGAGATCCAGCTCCTTGG GATCTTCCTGAAATTCCTCTGTGATATGAGCCTGGAAGATGCTGCAgttaaaatcattcaaaatcatCTCACTGTGATGGAGCAAATTGTCGACTACATAAATTACGGGAAGATCGACCTTCAGTACATGGCCACTGTCCTTCTGTTCAACACACTGGATGACCTGTCCAGGAGCCAATTTGAGAGACTTCTATCAAAG attGATCAGATCGCTTGGGGCAGCCTCCTGGAGTGTTCCAATGACGTCCTCAAAACTGCCGGGAAGAAGCTCTTCCAGCAAATCACCAAGAAACGCAAATCCTTGTCTGACAAATAA
- the LOC129798068 gene encoding uncharacterized protein LOC129798068, protein MNKWKVNDYKNLHESEEHWKLRKAFMQLYKESIPEDELVCLAQTMINIEFLGCRYSKEVMLRIEELAADLLKDSRSQRKDRLKRTFVGASDAATAKIKRSSLSDTLKRPAEPAPESLEPAVKKRISEELFYINYEPTDFISDFGKIVIYDPSTADIEQSATTIVQIINGKCKAMVEEQLDVVKDTFRVSITINGRIAGTALAATKVLARKEAYDAALSELRKHYYMLKVKNSFLARDNQQISKFDEECDKRAANSEKIGENNLGFKLLKSLGWKGGGLGSKNDGIVNPVELSVNIGRQGLGATTNTDYYRNILRKYKNTPTLYDLVFTNEFANEERAVLHQLAKRLDLKSKSYGKNENRHLVISKKITIFDIAADMIEKKDPVLWEKFILIPPEGQKSNK, encoded by the exons ATGAATAAGTGGAAAGTGAATGATTACAAGAATCTGCATGAATCGGAAGAGCATTGGAAGCTCAGAAAAGCCTTTATGCAGCTCTACAAAGAGAGTATTCCGGAAGATGAACTGGTTTGTTTAGCACAAACAATGATAAACATCGAATTCCTGGGCTGCAG GTATTCGAAGGAAGTAATGCTTCGAATTGAGGAACTGGCAGCAGATCTCTTGAAAGATTCAAGGAGCCAGCGGAAAGATCGTCTCAAGAGGACTTTTGTAGGAGCTTCTGATGCAGCAACTGCAAAAATCAAAA GATCCTCGCTATCTGATACCCTTAAGAGACCAGCAGAACCTGCCCCAGAATCCTTAGAACCGGCCGTGAAGAAGAGAATCTCTGAGGAACTTTTCTATATCAATTATGAACCTACGGATTTCATTTCAGACTTTGGAAAGATCGTAATTTATGATCCTTCCACGGCAGATATCGAGCAGTCTGCTACTACAATTGTTCAGATTATAAATGGGAAGTGCAAGGCGATGGTAGAGGAGCAGCTGGATGTAGTTAAAGATACTTTCCGGGTGAGTATCACAATCAATGGGCGAATTGCTGGAACTGCATTGGCTGCTACTAAGGTTCTGGCTAGGAAGGAAGCCTACGATGCTGCTCTATCTGAGCTCCGGAAGCACTACTACATGCTCAAAGTCAAGAATTCCTTCCTGGCCAGGGATAATCAGCAAATAAGTAAATTTGACGAAGAATGCGACAAAAGGGCTgcaaattcagagaaaatcggAGAGAATAACTTGGGATTCAAGCTTCTAAAGTCCCTGGGATGGAAGGGAGGTGGACTTGGGTCTAAGAACGACGGAATTGTCAATCCAGTTGAGCTCTCGGTGAACATTGGACGTCAGGGATTGGGAGCAACTACAAACACGGATTACTACAGAAATATCCTCCGGAAGTACAAAAATACGCCCACCCTGTACGACCTTGTCTTCACCAATGAGTTTGCCAATGAGGAGAGAGCAGTCCTGCACCA GCTCGCGAAGCGATTGGACCTCAAATCCAAGAGCTATGGGAAAAATGAGAACCGCCATTTGGTAATCAGCAAGAAAATTACCATCTTCGACATCGCCGCTGATATGATTGAGAAGAAGGATCCAGTTTTATGGGAAAAGTTTATTCTTATCCCTCCGGAAGGGCAGAAATCAAATAAATGA
- the LOC129798054 gene encoding L-dopachrome tautomerase yellow-f-like, with the protein MKQYVLLVIWVFFGYLTIVKGYKNYGVEDMYYWKDVYYENLPYEDDTLIGKYPYHIPANNDVVGIGYHAKSGLMLATVGRIRAGVPSTLNAFCVADYDKESSPKLWGFPNYRRNTLKSYFYEGFDKYPRQLNSDYTTYSAGYYNHFFGSDKINSIGQYSIISVYHPNIDDQCNRLYVVDTGVLSYGVSEVYNVQNPAIIVFDLPSNGCQRRQFPVIRRKEIPSNFWKNPVGFVYIAIDHQAKKSCDDVFLYITNTFDSSLTVYDYKKGNFWAFNDPSMRPIISDAKNVFNNYFNYEIRLGIMNVALGWVDNSGNRNAYFAPGSSTLEYIVSTKLLKNSRKTPFKYNPLEFFLIGHRGCNSQAFKQVFDSATGIMFFAELQSKKIRCWNTQLPLNTDTIATVFESEALQFVSEINVDEDGYLWFHSSHLPFTYLSDIPLNMTNFTPTTFRVRIFKAIRGTACEYPYFYI; encoded by the exons ATGAAGCAGTACGTTTTGTTAGTGATCTGggtattttttggatatttgacTATTGTAAAAGGATATAAGAATTATGGAGTGGAGGATATGTACTACTGGAAGGATGTATACTACGAGAACTTGCCCTATGAAG ATGACACCTTGATCGGAAAGTATCCATATCACATCCCTGCTAACAACGATGTCGTCGGAATTGGTTATCATGCAAAAAGTGGATTAATGCTGGCTACCGTTGGAAGAATTCGAGCAGGAGTTCCATCAACTCTCAATGCTTTCTGTGTAGCTGACTATGACAAAGAAAGTAGTCCTAAACTTTGGGGATTTCCGAACTACAGAAGAAATACTCTGAAATCATATTTTTACGAAGGATTTGACAAATACCCCAGACAATTGAACAGTGACTATACAACATACTCAGCTGGATACTACAATCATTTTTTTGGAagtgataaaattaattccatTGGACAGTATTCAATAATTTCAGTATACCATCCAAATATTGATGATCAGTGCAATCGTCTTTATGTTGTGGATACCGGTGTGCTTTCTTATGGAGTCAGTGAAGTTTacaatgttcaaaatcctgcaATTATTGTTTTTGATTTACCTTCAAATGGATGTCAGAGGAGACAATTTCCAGTAATTCGGAGAAAAGAGATTCCTAGTAATTTTTGGAAGAATCCCGTAGGATTCGTTTATATCGCAATCGACCATCAAGCAAAGAAATCTTGCGATGATGTCTTCCTATACATTACGAATACCTTCGACAGCAGCTTAACTGTTTACGACTATAAGAAAGGAAACTTCTGGGCATTTAACGATCCCTCAATGAGACCTATTATTTCCGATGCGAAAAacgtttttaataattatttcaacTACGAAATACGACTTGGAATTATGAATGTAGCACTTGGATGGGTAGATAATAGTGGGAATAGGAACGCTTATTTCGCACCTGGTTCAAGTACTTTAGAATACATCGTGTCAACTAAACTTCTAAAGAATTCCAGGAAAACACCATTTAAATATAATCCTTTAGAATTCTTCTTAATCGGACACCGAGGATGTAATTCACAAGCCTTCAAGCAAGTCTTTGATTCAGCGACTGGAATAATGTTCTTCGCAGAATTGCAGTCAAAGAAGATTCGATGCTGGAATACCCAACTACCCCTGAATACTGATACAATCGCAACTGTTTTTGAATCAGAAGCCCTTCAGTTCGTTTCCGAGATCAACGTCGATGAAGATGGATACCTCTGGTTCCATTCTAGTCATCTGCCCTTCACATATCTCAGTGATATTCCTCTTAATATGACTAATTTTACACCCACAACATTCCGTGTAAGGATATTTAAAGCCATCAGAGGGACAGCTTGTGAATATCCATATTTTTATATTTGA
- the LOC129798093 gene encoding partner of xrn-2 protein 1-like, protein MASSVDWNINSYRTTYECDEHWDLRRSFMEAHKDRFPEDELVCLAQTFTNVEFLGCRYPSDTMRLVAELSKDVAKEFRKKRESRLKRTFVQASDAAEAKVKRVRK, encoded by the exons ATGGCATCTTCAGTGGATTGGAACATTAATAGCTACAGGACAACGTACGAGTGCGATGAACACTGGGATTTGAGGCGCAGTTTCATGGAAGCGCACAAAGACAGGTTTCCGGAAGATGAACTCGTGTGCTTAGCACAAACATTCACAAATGTCGAGTTCCTGGGATGCAG ATACCCATCAGATACCATGAGACTCGTAGCGGAGTTGTCGAAAGATGTGGCAAAGGAATTCCGGAAGAAGAGGGAATCCCGGCTCAAGAGGACCTTTGTCCAGGCATCAGATGCAGCAGAAGCTAAAGTCAAGAGGGTACGGAAGTAA
- the LOC129798094 gene encoding HIG1 domain family member 1A, mitochondrial-like: protein MAPSAKIVDYGEETHGSKLARKAKESPFMPIGIVGFLAAGVIGAYKYKHRGTMSTSVFLMQLRVAAQGTVVGALTIGLAYTMAKEYLFPLFQSKPGDETK from the exons ATGGCTCCAAGCGCTAAAATTGTGGACTATGGAGAGGAGACTCATGGATCCAAGTTGGCTAGGAAAGCCAAGGAATCCCCCTTCATGCCTATCG GTATTGTTGGATTCCTGGCAGCCGGAGTTATTGGGGCTTACAAGTACAAGCACAGGGGCACAATGAGCACCAGTGTCTTCCTGATGCAGCTTCGAGTAGCGGCGCAAGGGACTGTTGTCGGTGCTCTGACCATTGGTCTGGCTTACACAATGGCCAAGGAGTACCTGTTTCCACTGTTTCAAAGCAAACCTGGAGACGAGACCAAGTGA